The following are encoded together in the Onychostoma macrolepis isolate SWU-2019 chromosome 03, ASM1243209v1, whole genome shotgun sequence genome:
- the ilf3b gene encoding interleukin enhancer-binding factor 3 homolog isoform X4, which produces MPPPIRHRSMRIFVNDDRHVMAKHSGIYPTQEELEGVQNMVSHTERALKAVSDWLDEQEKGNAKVNSLESDGDAEKETEPKLMEHLTRSLRGVMRVGLVAKGLLLKGDLDLELVLLCKDKPTITLLKKVSENLAVQLKLITEEKYDVKQCIRDATIVIKNSKEPPLTLTIHLTSPLVREEAEKQAAGETLSVNDPPDVLDRQKCLTALASLRHAKWFQARANGLRSCVIVIRILRDLCARVPTWAPLRGWPLELLCEKAIGTGNRPMGAGEALRRVLECLASGILMADGSGICDPCEKEPTDAISHMDRQQREDITQSAQHALRLSAFGQLHKVLGMDPLPSKMPRKPRSDTPIDYTGKIQIPPSTTYVPPMKRPMEEEEATDEKNPNKKKKKLQKKSPEEKAEPPQAMNALMRLNQLKPGLQYKLISQTGPVHVPVFTMAVEVDGKNFEASGPSKRTAKLHVAVKVLQDMGLPTGLEQKVAELVKQEEPVTTQETLPAVTQMEPEPAPTTDSPTDESARQQGPILTKHGKNPVMELNEKRRGLKYELISETGGSHDKRFVMEVEIDGQKFQGAGSNKKVAKAYAALAALEKLFPEGSNSEANKKKKMPPMHPAGFGMVSGPPADMAVNPRGRGRGRGRGRGRGFNNGGGFNQGGYGTYGYGGNNNSGYSDFVSDSYGYHEFAT; this is translated from the exons ATG cCGCCTCCTATTCGTCATCGCTCCATGCGCATCTTTGTGAACGATGACCGCCATGTGATGGCCAAACACTCTGGCATCTATCCCACCCAGGAGGAGCTGGAAGGGGTGCAGAACATGGTGTCCCACACCGAACGCGCCCTCAAGGctgtctctgattggctggacGAGCAGGAGAAAGGAAATGCCAAAGTGAATTCCTTAGAGTCTGATGGAGATGCCGAGAAAGAGAC TGAACCAAAGTTAATGGAGCATCTCACGCGGTCCCTGCGAGGAGTCATGCGTGTGGGGCTGGTAGCTAAAGGTCTCCTTCTGAAGGGAGATCTTGACCTGGAGCTTGTGCTGTTGTGCAAAGACAAACCCACCATCACCCTGTTAAAGAAAGTTTCCGAGAACCTCGCTGTGCAGCTTAAG CTCATCACAGAAGAAAAATATGACGTTAAACAGTGCATCCGTGATGCCACCATTGTCATCAAGAACTCCAAGGAGCCACCGCTGACCCTCACCATTCACCTGACGTCACCTCTCGTGAGGGAGGAGGCTGAGAAGCAGGCCGCCGGAG AAACGCTATCAGTCAACGATCCCCCGGATGTACTGGACAGGCAGAAATGCCTGACTGCCTTGGCGTCCCTCCGCCACGCCAAGTGGTTCCAG GCCAGGGCTAATGGACTACGCTCCTGTGTGATTGTCATCCGTATCCTGAGGGACCTCTGTGCACGTGTTCCCACCTGGGCCCCTCTACGAGGATGG CCCTTAGAGCTGCTGTGCGAGAAGGCGATTGGCACTGGGAATCGGCCAATGGGAGCAGGAGAAGCTCTCCGTAGAGTTCTCGAGTGTCTCGCATCTGGAATCCTAATGGCTG ATGGTTCAGGCATTTGTGACCCTTGCGAAAAGGAGCCAACAGATGCCATCAGTCACATGGACCGCCAGCAGCGGGAGGACATCACCCAGAGTGCTCAG cacgcCTTAAGGCTTTCAGCTTTTGGACAGCTGCACAAAGTACTCGGCATGGACCCGCTTCCTTCAAAAATGCCCAGAAAACCAAGGAGTGACACACCTATTGACTACACAGGTAAAA TTCAAATCCCACCCAGCACAACCTACGTGCCGCCAATGAAACGCCCcatggaggaggaggaggctaCTGATGAGAAGAATCcaaacaagaagaagaagaaattgcaaaagaaat CTCCAGAGGAGAAAGCAGAGCCGCCACAGGCCATGAATGCCCTAATGCGTCTGAACCAGCTAAAGCCGGGTCTGCAGTACAAACTCATTTCTCAGACCGGGCCCGTCCATGTGCCGGTGTTTACTATGGCCGTAGAGGTGGACGGAAAGAACTTTGAAGCTTCTGGTCCCTCCAAACGCACTGCGAAACTCCACGTAGCTGTCAAA GTCTTGCAGGATATGGGTCTGCCAACAGGATTGGAGCAAAAGGTAGCTGAACTGGTGAAACAGGAGGAGCCGGTGACCACACAGGAGACTTTGCCTGCAGTGACCCAAATGGAGCCCGAACCAGCACCAACCACAGACAGCCCCACTGACGAG AGCGCTCGGCAGCAAGGGCCCATCCTAACCAAACATGGAAAAAACCCGGTCATGGAGCTCAATGAAAAACGCAGAGGCCTGAAGTACGAGCTCATCTCTGAGACTGGTGGAAGCCACGACAAACGCTTCGTCATGGAG GTGGAGATTGACGGACAGAAGTTTCAGGGTGCTGGATCTAATAAAAAGGTGGCGAAGGCCTACGCAGCACTTGCAGCCCTGGAGAAGCTCTTCCCAGAAGGCTCCAACTCGGAGGcaaacaagaagaagaaaatgccTCCAATG CATCCCGCTGGATTTGGGATGGTGAGTGGGCCGCCTGCTGACATGGCGGTCAATCCCAGAGGCAGAGGAAGAGGACGTGGCAGGGGCCGAGGCCGGGGATTTAACAATGGTGGAGGATTCAATCAAG GTGGATATGGAACGTATGGATATGGCGGCAATAACAACTCTGGCTACA GTGACTTTGTCTCAGACTCCTATGGCTACCACGAGTTTGCGACATAA